The window AATATTTCTAGAGATTGGATATCTCCTTATTGGATTATAGATACACCTATATAGTATATAGAATTgaataaaatttggatttttgattaTCTATTTTTAATCCGTATCGCTAGGTGGTCTTACCTCTTTTCCTCATCTCAAGAACTTGTCGAATCTTCAAAAACTCCAAGATTAgtagttatttaattttttattattagttgaTATCTATTCAAATCGGATAGATAGATTATGTTCTGGATTGtctgaattttgatttgaaaacatttttttctagCGAAGCAAGGGTAAGGCGTACATTTACCCCTCCAAGACCTTATAATAGTGGGAGCCTAGAGTGGTGagatgctcttttttttttttttttttttttttttaattatccaaTTTCAGATCCGAATGCCTTTTGACCGGATATAAATACTTGctcctttttttattatccGAATTTGGAACTGAATACCCTTTGACCATAAATAGATACCCTAAACAAATAGGGACgcaaatcaaatttgaattttcaaatatccatttacatccctatctCTCAAAAAtgctatttctttcttttattctctgtATTCTCCTCCTCGTTCTATCTCtcatacactttttttttttttgggtacaaccCTCCTATGCTTGATCTCATCTCTTGTTTTGGGGGGCAATAAAATTGGTAATTAGAGTTGGTCTAATTTTGTAATTCTCCATTTCcattccctcttccttcttcatttCATCATGGAGTTCTTGGTGAGTCAATATGACCCACACATTTAGAATtagggtgaaacagggccgggtttcttaaaagcTCAGCACAATCTTTAAGTCCCTAAACCTCAACCCAGGCTCAACCCAACCTTACCAAGTTCATGTCCAGACCTAACCCTATGTAgctcatgccaacccaaccAGGCCTGATTAATTTTGTTTGGACTAGGTTGGGCTTGATTTTTTCCAAGGTCAAgctaaccttgattgaccctgTTTTTGCAGTGAGGGACAGACTCACATTGGAGAAGTATATTGAATATTGGAACCACTCAATAAATTTTGTATTTGATGAAAGTGAAAACTTTCGTATAAATTGGGTATAAGAGTCAATGACCTAGATTTCTTTGTTCTGAATAAATGACAGAATGACaacctaaattatattatataaatcagagTTAAACTTAAGGCTAGATTAGGCTGGACTGAGCTGGACCTAGGCTTCAActcaaacccaacccaacccaaccctgtccCTAATGTTTTTCAAACATGACCCGCCCTCAGGTTAGAAATCTTAACCCAAACCATATTTGGCCTCAGGGTAGGCCAAGCTGGCTTTGGACAGTCAGGGCAAACATTTACACCCTTGAATCAAAATTATGTTGAAAGGTAGAGCTTCTTATTTTCATTCTTACAACCAGCTTGAATCGTACTAGGAAGGAGTattgttagcaaaaatgggAACATCAAAAAAACGAAAACGGACAGTACGAGTTTTAAACAATAAATTTTTTCGAATGATACAGTCAAATAAAcgatcaaaaaaacaaaaaacagtaAAAATCGAAAAACGGACAGTAtaggttttaaacgtgtagatttcaatCAAACAGGACTAAAAAAAGgatagtatactcatataaattaaggaattattatatgaatatctgcatctagtgttcaaaacaactacaatatctaacattaatgcctatacatcccatatctcattataagttttaagacatatcattgaatatcactCAATGGTAGTtataaattcatacaccacacatggcCAATGTCTTATTAAGCAATGTGACCAagttatgatgttgttcattgttgtcaacatagtcaacacactctcgaAGTGATATGTGTTCACTtagagttaggagtcatcactttataaatatttttcagcaaatacgttagtttatagctcaatttcggggtttgtgaattgaatttgagttgaagataatatcatgaaaaatatagtccattgcgttatcttcaagttggtgaaagaatcaagtCGATCATAGTTTGGAAGAGAGATatattgtaataccctactttttaaacctagtctgatttcgcggttgaaccggtttaaccatgcaggaaccgatcCAGAGgaagttagagcgggttccttatgggctatgatggcacgggtgaccttaaacaccggctgacccgacaagtccgagtcagtgccagaagagacgggagtgcccaagccgtgtacatgcacctaccataaggccatgtacggataaagcaggtattatagccgtattttaagatatatacgtatgctacaccgtatgccaggggtggggttcgtgccgaggcccgaactcggtcaaaatcctaagttttggctctcaggtgagcggacaggtgggtacacccacccacctgagtgacccatccatgtgcactattcacttaattaggaattgtatatatagctttatgttttttcttttctttccatttatgtcacccgtatgttggtgaggatagtaaagaggagagagaaaagaaagggaagaagaagggaagagaaggaagaggaagaaaagagggatttcaacggcgccaaagctcgatcttcccattccggcgccgggagagtgatcttcaactctagatctacagttagaggtaagcaaagttgggttttgtgaacattcaccatacccaagctttaaacccttgattcgagtatggtttcttgagatcttgtaaatcccctttaaaatgatgaatctaaggtttaatagatgatttatgtgttgatcttgaaggatttgaagagatattgacaaggtggaagaagcattgtgggtttgaagtgatttggagggtttgatgttgttcttgagcaaagaaggtaagatggtttcccatcacttgaatctaacctagatctaggttagaaccatcctataagaccttgaaggtgtgaagaatggatgggaaaagcccccatttgattccccaaagaatagagaaaatggggaagaaacagggtgtttcccgccaagaccgatgggtgcaaccagtgggcccctacccgcctgtgggcacccacctgagaaggcagggcgggcccaactggcgggccaATCGgagggccatcctacccgccggtcctagcaggggcccctggcccaaccagcgggtggaaccgacgggcccctacccgccggtcccaaccggtgggtgggattggtgggccagacagcccacctgtctgacccacccgtgtggccccgagggtgatccttacgtccgattggacccaaatcggacgtgtgaccttcttttgacgttctaaacacgattttgtcatcggatttcattaattttgatcctaaaaaggtgaagtactaaccccgctcaattatgttaggttcaccaaatcctacccgattcgcaccggatctcaccgtaccgaacgggaatccttgtacgctacaggtaagtgggaagaggacgtttggccttgtttcaaggcattgtttggcattcatataattatatctagtctagtcatgccatcatgaatatgctatgtagattagtcattccacacattgatgtgcatatgtgctatgtttactttccaaatgccaattgaatgagatgtttatatgttgaatgtggacatcattgtgcatgttgcattgatagactagatgccgtagtcggcttggagacgagtgcattggtggcccgtggaatgggacacggaggcactatgcaattgtactattgtcatataggagcatgcggtattaggattttcaccacccgtgctacgacccttcccaacaggggttaaggtgttgggttatcatttggggggaagcagtggtcgcggtcgtcgggtcactgtggcggttagacataacgcccgacaaGTCAtgtaggatagtcggcaaccccggtggtacattcaagagggccaatcgtactgcttttaaattgctggagtcagcacctttatttcagtcatttacatttctgttgagagccggtggacggcattgtctttacttttccgagtactcacggtgggccttctccgacagccctatgggcgtatcgcgggagggagttcgcggctcgtacccggagtatacgtgcactgtggttgtagtagcactaaaaccgatgacttagtaatgttgcttaggtggatgtgatttaaaatgtatagcatgacatgtagtgcgtatgatgtgttgtgatgtgtggactgctgtgtggtccatctttctacttactgagctagtgagctcatcccacgtatacgcccatttttagatgattttgcaggtcatacatttgAGGAGCACGGAGTGGGTCCCACAgccgagtttcctgaagaggactggtggacccctgaggagttagagcacggcactgactgctcgtgtgagagctgtgctgcgggacaacagttttgaggccgtgctgagctccacttctgaggccgagctgagctctactacgtgatgccgagctgggctcaacccttgatgccgagctgagctgcagccttgataccgagccgagctgtgtactctgattgttttggtggatttccttatgtacttgatatttgaattttattctttttatgtaaatatcatgcctttgggcccaaatgtatataattattgtatcactatccgggtatcaagtattaagggattattcacaggtaaaacttagtcttccgctgatctgatgagtttatatgagttgtgtgtatgttgtggtggaatacagtatctgatgatcctggcaggtttgggttaaccggtgttaactcggtcactggctcAGTTCagtgtgagaacggggtgtgatatatatggtcaattaagtatatattatgttaaaaaatcaagtcttaaaaaaaacGATAAAAACGGGAACGTGTTTTAAATATGTTTAGAAGGGAAATGCCTGAAGTTTGctgtttttttaagtatctttgggaAACATATggtaaaatgtgttttaaatagtaaaaagtgtagaaacgcaaccctaaaacgatgcagaagataatggaaaaacaaaataaacaatacacacggattttatgaggttcgacaaggttgcctacgtccccggtgagatgagatcctgcttcactatcaatggagaatagagttacaacgttcatcctcacacctctcagtattacttgccTTTTAGATAAataaaccctcgctacaaatatatagcgaaaaaacattaatccggaaagtacacaattgccctcaaataaaaaattcgagcagggggctgcgccccctataccccctgctatgcagggggcctcctgccccttgcaacccccacggcccgttaATCGGCTAATGAGACTATCTttctgcctgtctaggtgctgtaccagtactccttggattaaactgcgacagaatacaagacattatacACCAACAAAAGGAAATGCGTTTTTGCTAGCGGTGGCAAGGACGCTTCCATCATTCAAAAATCAGAGTCGGATCGAAATTAGCTGCGATCAATTTGACCTATTTTGGCCGATTCTGACTTATTCTGATAAGATTTTGATCGATTTTGACTGATTCGATCCTCCGTTTCCGATATCCAGAACCTTGAAGAGGGGTAAGCGATGAAAATAGGTCTATGGAGATGGGTCTGAGAAGGGGTGAGCTGATATGAAGTAGCAAAGGGTTGAAGCTTTGCTATACCAGCACTCAAGAAATTGGTAGTAATGTTGCAGCGCCTCTCATCCCTTCTCAATAAGAGCAATTGTCTCTCCCCCACCTCATATGTTCCTCTCTGCAATTTCATTAATGGCTGCACCTCTaaattccaaaaccctaaaacagaaatGGCTTTAATCTCCAGTTCTCTGTTAGCTCACCTTTCGCATCGGTCTATTGGCTCGTCCGCTTCGCTTCTCTGCAACCCTTTGGAAAATCCTAATATTCTAACCTCTTCACCAGAAAATTCCATTATGTATAACCCAGGTCCTCGAACCCGAACTCCTCTTGAAAAGCAATTTGAGACTTGGATTGACAAGCTTAAGCCTGGTTTCACCCCTGAAGAAGTCGATGTTGCTCTCCGTTCTCAATCAGACCCTGATCTTGCCCTCGACATCTTCCGGTGGACTGCACAGCAGCGTTGCTATAAACATAACCATGTCACTTACCACACCATGATCGACATCGCCTTGACTGGGAAGCGCTTCGGGCATGCTGAAACCCTAATGGAGGAGGTCCTTGCTGGTGCATGCTCTGGTAGTGTCACTCTCTACAATTCAATGATCCGGTTCTGCTGTAGCCAAAAACGACTGTTCAACCGTGCATTTGATGTTTACAAGAGAATGCTGAGATTGCCAGATTGTAAGCCTTCTCTAGAAACCTACACAATGCTCTTGAATGCAATCCTTAGGAAATTCAGTAAATTACATGTTTGCTATGCTTATTTGCACGCAGTCAGATCTTTACTGAAACAGATGAAGGCTTCTGGTGTCATTCCAGATACACATGTGTTGAATATGATCATAAAAGCTTACTCAAAGTGCATTCGAATGGATGAAGCTATTAGGGTTTTTCGTGAAATGGGTTTATATGGTTGTGAACCAAATGCATATACTTACAGTTATATTACAAAGGGTTTCTGTGAGAAGGGGAAGGTGAGcctgggtttggggttttataAGGAGATGAGGGGTAAGTGTTTGGTTCCAACTAGCAGTACTTACATGACGCTGATTTGTAGCCTTGCAATGGAATGGATGTTTGAAGATGCTATTCACATTCTGTTTGATATGTTGGATAATTCTATGTCTCCTGATCTCTTAACATATAAGACTCTGTTAGGAGAATTGtgtagggaagggaagggaaatgaagCTCTTGAGCTTCTTGAAGAATTGACGAAGAAGGATGTTTTGATGGGGGAGAAAACTTACAAAACCTTGTTGAGGGAAGTGCAGTTTCGAAATGGGGACTAAAAGTCCA is drawn from Macadamia integrifolia cultivar HAES 741 chromosome 7, SCU_Mint_v3, whole genome shotgun sequence and contains these coding sequences:
- the LOC122083131 gene encoding pentatricopeptide repeat-containing protein At3g25210, mitochondrial-like, whose translation is MLQRLSSLLNKSNCLSPTSYVPLCNFINGCTSKFQNPKTEMALISSSLLAHLSHRSIGSSASLLCNPLENPNILTSSPENSIMYNPGPRTRTPLEKQFETWIDKLKPGFTPEEVDVALRSQSDPDLALDIFRWTAQQRCYKHNHVTYHTMIDIALTGKRFGHAETLMEEVLAGACSGSVTLYNSMIRFCCSQKRLFNRAFDVYKRMLRLPDFRSLLKQMKASGVIPDTHVLNMIIKAYSKCIRMDEAIRVFREMGLYGCEPNAYTYSYITKGFCEKGKVSLGLGFYKEMRGKCLVPTSSTYMTLICSLAMEWMFEDAIHILFDMLDNSMSPDLLTYKTLLGELCREGKGNEALELLEELTKKDVLMGEKTYKTLLREVQFRNGD